The following are encoded in a window of Rosa chinensis cultivar Old Blush chromosome 4, RchiOBHm-V2, whole genome shotgun sequence genomic DNA:
- the LOC112198698 gene encoding uncharacterized protein LOC112198698 translates to MSGKDTICSWSFLDVETPKLPRLFAAAVEKPVVSVVHLPVPEIQDGKVTVTISEEGYQSGLEKCRHMLLARLHLDTKEKPYSLVDLRKKRVWFGVRLSDEMMSMVWGKGAIVLKPGLLRFMRWTPNFSPAKQRNTNAQVWVRLWNLGLEFWEPLTLFEIANGIGVPVKIDQNMMERKLGLYARVLVDIDLSKDPPCDLTVQRKSGEVVVVEIEYERLPDYCFHCETIERVRGRSRKHKPRRRPKLKQVYVSKQPRKETGKQVFINNTPPLANDPGEVPSFSKVPQVVLGNGTEGVFGPVDHGIIEENGVIIGADHQPGQVNNVVQQIVGRSVHDSDQQIIIVPQEANEDVEQTNGVEQLEEDGIHSGNDDDGGCDRNVNEGSA, encoded by the exons ATGTCTGGAAAGGATACGATCTGTTCTTGGTCATTTCTAGATGTAGAGACGCCAAAACTGCCTCGTTTGTTTGCCGCGGCGGTGGAGAAACCTGTGGTTTCTGTGGTGCATCTGCCTGTGCCTGAAATTCAGGATGGAAAAGTAACAGTCACGATCTCGGAGGAAGGTTATCAATCGGGCTTAGAGAAGTGCAGACATATGCTTTTGGCTCGCCTCCATTTAGATACTAAAGAAAAACCCTATTCTCTAGTTGATTTGCGCAAGAAACGAGTATGGTTTGGGGTGAGATTG TCTGATGAGATGATGTCGATGGTTTGGGGGAAAGGGGCGATAGTGTTGAAGCCTGGTCTTCTTAGATTCATGCGATGGACACCCAACTTCTCTCCTGCCAAACAAAGAAACACCAATGCTCAGGTGTGGGTGCGACTGTGGAATTTAGGCCTGGAATTTTGGGAGCCTTTAACACTATTTGAGATAGCTAATGGAATTGGTGTTCCAGTGAAAATTGATCAGAACATGATGGAGAGGAAGCTAGGGCTTTATGCTAGGGTGTTGGTGGATATTGACCTCTCCAAGGATCCTCCCTGTGACTTGACTGTTCAGAGGAAAAGTGGTGAGGTTGTGGTGGTGGAGATTGAGTACGAGCGCCTTCCGGATTATTGTTTTCATTGTG AGACAATAGAGAGGGTTAGGGGGCGCTCACGCAAGCATAAGCCCCGACGTCGTCCAAAACTTAAGCAGGTTTATGTTTCTAAGCAACCCAGGAAGGAGACGGGGAAGCAAGTATTCATAAACAATACTCCCCCATTGGCAAATGATCCAGGAGAGGTTCCTTCTTTCTCTAAAGTTCCCCAAGTGGTATTGGGGAATGGCACTGAAGGAGTTTTTGGTCCTGTTGATCATGGAATCATTGAGGAAAATGGAGTGATTATTGGGGCTGACCACCAACCGGGTCAGGTGAACAATGTGGTGCAACAAATTGTGGGGAGGAGTGTGCATGACAGTGATCAACAAATTATTATTGTACCTCAGGAAGCAAACGAAGATGTTGAGCAAACAAATGGGGTTGAACAATTGGAAGAAGATGGGATTCACAGTGGCAACGATGATGATGGTGGCTGTGACAGAAATGTCAATGAGGGTTCTGCTTAA